The following coding sequences lie in one Flavobacteriales bacterium genomic window:
- the aroC gene encoding chorismate synthase: protein MSGNSFGHIFKLTTYGESHGVAIGGVVDGCPAGLPLDVGFIQHELDKRKPGQSKITTQRKESDQVEFLSGIFEGVTTGTPIGFVIKNTNQKSKDYDHNNDVFRPSHADYTYHAKYGVRDYKGGGRSSARETACRVVGGAIAKLVLKHYGITIFGYVSQVGDIKLLKSYKELDLNLTYTNSVHCPDKQIAEVMFNFIDKIRKEGDTVGGIVSCVIKNTPVGLGAPVFDRLEADLAKAMLSINASKGFEIGSGFSGITQKGSEHNDEFFCHPEPVKESKKIGTRTNNSGGIQGGISNGEDIYFNVAFKPVATIMQKQQTVDANFNETEISGKGRHDPCVLPRAVPIVEAMAALVLVDHFLRNKTIKLNG from the coding sequence ATGAGCGGCAATAGTTTTGGACATATTTTTAAGTTAACCACTTATGGTGAATCTCATGGTGTGGCTATTGGTGGTGTTGTTGATGGTTGTCCGGCTGGTTTGCCATTAGATGTTGGTTTTATTCAACATGAATTGGATAAAAGAAAACCTGGACAGTCGAAAATTACAACTCAACGCAAAGAAAGTGACCAAGTGGAATTTTTAAGTGGAATTTTTGAAGGTGTTACCACGGGTACGCCAATAGGTTTTGTTATTAAAAACACCAATCAAAAATCAAAAGATTACGACCATAATAACGATGTATTTCGACCATCACATGCCGACTATACTTATCATGCAAAATATGGGGTAAGAGATTATAAAGGAGGAGGAAGAAGTTCTGCTCGAGAAACAGCTTGTAGAGTTGTTGGAGGTGCTATTGCAAAATTGGTTTTAAAGCATTATGGAATAACCATATTTGGATATGTTTCTCAAGTTGGAGACATTAAATTATTAAAGTCATACAAAGAGCTTGATTTAAATTTAACTTATACAAATTCTGTTCATTGTCCTGATAAACAAATTGCAGAGGTAATGTTTAACTTTATTGATAAAATAAGAAAAGAAGGAGATACTGTTGGTGGAATTGTTAGTTGTGTGATTAAAAACACACCTGTTGGTTTAGGTGCTCCAGTTTTCGACAGATTAGAAGCGGATTTAGCAAAAGCGATGTTAAGTATAAATGCATCAAAAGGGTTTGAAATAGGTTCAGGGTTCTCAGGTATCACTCAAAAAGGTTCAGAGCATAATGATGAATTTTTCTGTCATCCTGAGCCTGTCAAAGAATCTAAAAAAATTGGTACTCGAACAAATAATTCTGGAGGAATTCAAGGAGGGATAAGCAATGGAGAGGATATATATTTTAATGTAGCTTTTAAGCCTGTTGCTACCATTATGCAAAAACAACAAACGGTTGATGCAAATTTTAATGAAACAGAAATTTCTGGAAAAGGAAGGCACGACCCTTGTGTTTTACCAAGAGCAGTTCCTATAGTTGAGGCAATGGCTGCATTGGTTCTTGTTGACCATTTTTTACGCAATAAAACAATTAAATTAAACGGATAA
- a CDS encoding dicarboxylate/amino acid:cation symporter — protein sequence MKKLALHWKIIIGLILGVVWAYVSSSLGWAGFTKSWIAPWGDIFINLLKLIAIPLVLFSVITGIAGLSDIKKLGRVGFKTLSAYLLTTIFAVSLGLVLVNTIKPGKNLSDDQKIKNRISYELWAQENNIKIKDDKKFLINPKYVSYLDEANQQFQEEKLRTESDASIQDRKKTAQQTKEAGPLAFIVEMVPDNIFLSLSNNKLMLQIIFFAIFFGVVLLQIDKTKALNVTTFLDSFNDVFLKMVDIIMAGSPFFVFALMASKLTEMAGDNPDAIKEIIINLGWYSIVVVLGLVLMAFVVYPFLIKIFVKKFNYIDFFKKISPAQLLAFSSSSSAATLPVTMECVNDNLKVPEEVSNFVLPIGATVNMDGTSLYQAVAVIYLAQIHLIDLDFTQQLTIVLTATLASIGSAAVPSAGLVMLMIVLDSVGLNPAWIAIIFPIDRILDMCRTVVNVTGDITVSTIIAKTEEK from the coding sequence ATGAAAAAACTTGCACTGCATTGGAAAATAATAATAGGATTAATTTTAGGTGTTGTTTGGGCTTATGTTTCTTCAAGTCTAGGTTGGGCAGGATTTACTAAGAGTTGGATAGCTCCGTGGGGTGATATCTTTATTAACTTATTAAAATTAATAGCCATTCCGTTGGTGCTTTTTTCTGTTATAACAGGAATAGCAGGTTTGTCGGATATTAAAAAACTAGGTAGGGTTGGGTTTAAAACACTCTCGGCATATTTGCTTACTACCATATTTGCGGTTTCTTTGGGTTTGGTATTGGTAAATACTATAAAACCGGGTAAAAATTTAAGCGACGACCAAAAAATAAAAAATAGAATTTCATACGAATTGTGGGCGCAAGAGAACAATATTAAAATTAAAGATGATAAAAAATTCTTGATAAATCCTAAGTACGTTAGTTATTTAGATGAGGCTAATCAACAGTTTCAAGAGGAAAAATTAAGAACAGAATCAGACGCAAGTATTCAAGATAGAAAAAAAACAGCACAACAAACCAAAGAAGCAGGTCCATTAGCGTTTATTGTAGAAATGGTTCCTGACAATATTTTTCTTTCTTTATCAAACAACAAGTTGATGTTACAAATCATCTTTTTTGCCATCTTTTTTGGAGTTGTTTTACTACAAATTGATAAAACAAAAGCGCTGAATGTAACCACTTTTTTAGATTCATTTAACGATGTATTTTTAAAAATGGTGGACATTATTATGGCAGGTTCGCCATTTTTTGTTTTTGCTTTAATGGCATCTAAACTAACCGAAATGGCTGGAGATAATCCTGATGCCATTAAAGAAATAATTATCAATTTAGGTTGGTATAGTATTGTGGTAGTTTTAGGCTTGGTATTAATGGCATTTGTTGTTTATCCGTTTTTGATAAAAATCTTTGTAAAAAAGTTTAATTACATTGATTTTTTCAAAAAGATTAGTCCAGCACAATTGTTGGCTTTTTCATCAAGTTCAAGTGCAGCAACATTGCCAGTTACTATGGAATGTGTCAACGATAATTTAAAAGTACCAGAAGAAGTTTCAAATTTTGTTTTACCAATTGGAGCTACTGTAAACATGGATGGAACAAGTTTGTATCAAGCAGTAGCCGTAATTTATTTGGCTCAAATTCATTTGATTGATTTAGATTTTACACAACAATTAACTATAGTTCTTACTGCAACACTTGCATCTATAGGTTCTGCTGCAGTACCAAGTGCGGGTTTAGTAATGCTGATGATTGTGTTAGATTCTGTAGGTTTAAACCCTGCATGGATTGCCATTATTTTTCCAATAGATAGAATTCTAGATATGTGTAGAACAGTTGTAAATGTTACTGGAGATATAACTGTTTCAACAATTATCGCTAAAACCGAAGAAAAATAA
- a CDS encoding M4 family metallopeptidase — MKKIITIVLALFTVISVYSETIELYGKKANDKINGTEILRYKEFSLIPNFIKFKEGNELPFNKLESYLNSLSNADTKFGLNLLSEEKDLLGFIHYRFQQTINNIPVKLGMYIVHTKNGKIISMNGELFSPINSNNHSLSETIALSKALSFVNASKYKWEIPSEETHLKWEQNNPNATYFPEGKLIYINKDGKIKNELKLAYSFNIYAQEPLSRQEIYVDANTGEVLWSENKIHHVDEVGSAVTGYSGTQTMTSDMVSAGNYRLQETGRGNGVRTFNCGTTTNYSNTNFTNTSSVWNLAGVDKYATDAHWGAEMTYDYYLNKHGRNSIDNAGFRLDSYVHYDLNYGNAFWDGQRMTYGDGSSGNRPFTALDIAGHEITHGLTTFTANLVYQDESGALNESFSDIFGVSVEYVARPALANWIMGEDLGGTGIRNMANPNSKSDPDTYFGTYWAALGGADNGGVHTNSGVQNFWYVLLVDGGSGTNDNNDAYTVNAIGLEDASKVAFRNLTVYLTSSSDYADARFFSIQATVDLFGACTAHVESVTNAWYAVGVGSMYQPFTVSDFETCLTTSCSAPFTVNFNNTSVNGGTFTWDFGDGSTSNSMNPSHTYTNYGTYNVELFADGGPTCGSDTEIKTAYITIDSTLTCNTIMPTSGSTSLTSCSGSLFDSGGPCAPYGANQTAIATISPTMAGQVHLTFPLFDVESGDQGGTICNYDNLKIYDGPNTTYPLIGTYCNNNLPPATISSSSSSITILFTSDPGLEESGFQIDWTCDIATAAPTVDFTVDVDTTCTGNVKFQDLSSNGPNAWAWDFGDGNTSNIQNPNYTYTQPGLYTVQLTATNVVGSNTEVKTGYIFVNMPDAPVVQGDSICTNNTAFLSATGAGTLKWYDSPVSTTILSTGSSYTTPILTNSTTYYVEDFIAAQNQQLGKIDNSGGGGYLNNEQYLVFDVYDQMFLQSVKVYAQTAGTRTIQLQDNNGNVLNTRTTSISTGLRTVTVAFNISPGTDYRLVLADASSVKDLYRNNAGVTYPYAISGLASIKNSSAGLSYYYYFYDWIVKGSNCTSPREPVDAIVSLCTDVNSLSNESGWTSFFNHSNGNVEIISKGLDKGEYTLNIFNSLGQTVYNKTIAISDVNFKESINISNHSNGIYFIQMSNGTDTYTEKVIK; from the coding sequence ATGAAAAAAATAATTACAATTGTTCTAGCTTTATTTACAGTTATATCTGTTTACTCTGAAACAATAGAATTGTATGGTAAAAAAGCAAATGATAAAATTAATGGTACTGAAATACTTAGGTATAAAGAATTCTCATTAATACCAAATTTCATTAAATTTAAAGAAGGTAATGAATTGCCATTTAATAAGTTGGAAAGCTACTTAAATAGTTTATCTAATGCTGATACAAAATTTGGATTAAATCTATTAAGTGAAGAAAAGGACCTTTTAGGGTTCATACACTATAGGTTTCAACAAACCATAAACAACATTCCTGTTAAATTAGGAATGTATATTGTTCATACTAAAAATGGAAAAATAATTTCAATGAATGGTGAGTTATTTAGTCCCATCAACTCCAATAATCATTCATTATCCGAAACAATTGCACTTTCTAAGGCATTATCGTTTGTAAATGCATCTAAATACAAATGGGAAATCCCATCTGAAGAAACTCATTTAAAATGGGAACAAAACAATCCAAATGCGACTTATTTTCCTGAAGGAAAATTAATTTATATAAATAAAGATGGAAAAATAAAAAATGAATTAAAACTTGCTTATTCGTTTAACATTTATGCTCAGGAGCCATTATCAAGACAAGAAATTTATGTTGACGCTAATACTGGCGAGGTTTTATGGAGTGAGAATAAAATACATCATGTTGATGAAGTTGGATCAGCTGTAACTGGCTATAGCGGCACTCAAACTATGACATCAGATATGGTAAGTGCTGGTAATTATCGTTTACAAGAGACAGGGAGAGGAAATGGAGTAAGAACATTTAATTGTGGGACGACTACAAATTATTCTAATACAAATTTTACAAATACATCAAGTGTTTGGAATTTAGCTGGTGTTGATAAATATGCAACAGATGCTCATTGGGGTGCTGAAATGACCTATGACTACTATTTAAATAAACACGGTAGAAACAGTATTGATAATGCAGGTTTTAGATTAGATAGCTATGTACATTATGATTTAAATTACGGCAATGCTTTTTGGGATGGACAACGAATGACTTATGGAGATGGTAGTTCAGGAAATAGACCTTTTACGGCATTGGATATTGCTGGACATGAAATAACTCATGGATTAACAACATTTACTGCTAATCTTGTCTATCAAGATGAATCAGGAGCATTAAACGAGTCGTTTAGTGATATTTTTGGAGTTTCAGTTGAGTATGTTGCTCGTCCTGCCTTAGCCAATTGGATAATGGGTGAAGACTTAGGTGGAACTGGAATTAGAAACATGGCAAACCCTAACTCAAAAAGTGACCCAGATACTTATTTTGGAACATATTGGGCTGCTCTTGGTGGCGCTGATAATGGTGGGGTTCACACCAATAGTGGCGTACAAAATTTTTGGTATGTTTTATTGGTTGATGGAGGATCAGGAACTAATGATAATAATGATGCTTATACTGTTAATGCTATCGGTTTAGAAGATGCTAGTAAAGTCGCATTTAGAAATTTAACGGTTTATTTAACATCAAGTTCTGATTATGCAGATGCTAGATTTTTTTCTATTCAAGCAACAGTAGATTTATTTGGGGCTTGTACTGCTCATGTTGAATCTGTTACCAATGCTTGGTATGCTGTTGGTGTTGGAAGTATGTATCAGCCTTTTACGGTAAGTGATTTTGAAACTTGTCTAACAACATCATGCTCTGCTCCATTTACAGTTAATTTTAATAATACAAGTGTAAATGGAGGAACATTTACATGGGACTTTGGTGATGGTTCAACCAGTAATAGTATGAACCCGTCTCATACCTATACTAACTATGGCACCTATAATGTAGAACTTTTCGCAGATGGAGGTCCTACTTGTGGAAGTGATACCGAAATTAAAACAGCCTACATCACAATTGATTCAACATTAACGTGTAATACCATTATGCCAACTTCAGGTTCAACTTCTTTAACAAGTTGTTCAGGTTCTTTATTTGATAGCGGAGGTCCATGTGCTCCTTACGGTGCAAATCAAACTGCCATAGCTACAATTTCGCCAACAATGGCTGGTCAAGTTCATTTAACTTTTCCATTATTTGATGTCGAATCTGGGGATCAAGGTGGTACGATATGTAACTATGATAATCTAAAAATTTATGATGGACCAAATACTACTTATCCATTAATAGGAACCTATTGCAATAACAATCTGCCTCCTGCTACCATTTCTTCATCAAGCAGTTCTATTACAATTTTGTTTACTTCAGATCCTGGACTGGAAGAATCTGGTTTTCAAATTGATTGGACTTGCGATATAGCAACTGCTGCTCCAACTGTAGATTTTACCGTAGATGTTGACACTACTTGTACAGGTAATGTAAAATTTCAAGATTTATCATCTAATGGACCAAATGCATGGGCTTGGGATTTTGGTGATGGTAACACCTCAAACATTCAAAACCCAAACTATACGTATACTCAACCAGGGCTTTATACGGTACAACTAACAGCTACAAATGTTGTTGGATCAAATACAGAAGTTAAAACTGGTTACATTTTTGTTAATATGCCCGATGCTCCTGTTGTTCAAGGGGATAGTATTTGTACAAATAATACGGCTTTCCTATCTGCAACAGGTGCTGGAACTTTAAAATGGTATGATTCTCCTGTAAGTACAACTATATTAAGCACAGGTTCAAGTTACACCACCCCAATACTAACAAATTCTACTACTTATTATGTTGAAGATTTCATAGCTGCTCAAAATCAACAACTTGGTAAGATAGATAATTCTGGTGGCGGTGGGTACCTTAACAATGAACAGTATCTAGTTTTTGATGTTTACGATCAAATGTTTTTACAATCTGTTAAAGTTTATGCTCAAACAGCTGGTACTAGAACAATTCAATTACAAGATAATAATGGAAACGTATTAAATACAAGAACTACTAGTATTTCAACTGGGTTACGAACAGTAACTGTAGCATTTAACATTAGTCCTGGCACAGATTACAGATTGGTTTTAGCTGATGCTTCAAGTGTAAAAGATTTATACCGTAATAATGCTGGGGTAACTTATCCTTACGCTATTAGCGGTCTGGCATCTATTAAAAATAGTAGTGCTGGTTTATCTTATTACTATTATTTTTATGATTGGATAGTAAAAGGATCAAATTGTACTAGTCCTAGGGAGCCCGTTGATGCAATTGTAAGCCTATGTACTGATGTCAATTCTTTATCAAATGAATCTGGATGGACCTCATTTTTTAATCATTCAAATGGGAATGTAGAAATAATTTCTAAAGGTTTAGATAAAGGAGAATATACCTTAAACATATTCAATTCGTTAGGACAAACCGTATACAATAAAACAATAGCTATTTCTGATGTAAATTTTAAAGAATCAATAAACATCTCAAATCATTCTAATGGTATTTACTTTATTCAAATGAGTAATGGTACAGATACTTATACAGAGAAAGTTATAAAATAA
- a CDS encoding imidazolonepropionase — protein sequence MSRILIKNIKELVQVLDKNVRKLSGKEMAHLSTIKNAWLAIEDDLIVGFGKMDDWEGISDWTNLEVIDATGKMVFPTWCDSHTHLVFAASREEEFVDRIKGLTYQEIAAKGGGILNSAKKLQDKSEDELYNDALLRIQEIQQLGTGAVEIKSGYGLTVDSELKMLRVIKRLKENCNITIKATFLGAHAIPTAFKENRTAYIDLIINEMLPTIQKEQLADYIDVFCETNYYTPEETNRILEAGIKIGLTPKIHVNQFTSIGGIQVGIKNKALSVDHLEIMSEQDIIDLSKSEVMPTLLPSCSFFLGIPYAPARELINSGLPLALATDFNPGSTPSGNMNFVISLACINYKITPEEAINAATINAAYAMGIEKTHGSITVGKKASIFITKEIPSIAFIPYYFGSSCVDRVI from the coding sequence ATGAGTAGAATCCTAATCAAAAACATTAAAGAGCTTGTTCAAGTACTAGATAAAAACGTACGAAAACTGTCAGGTAAAGAAATGGCTCATTTATCAACCATTAAAAATGCTTGGCTTGCTATTGAAGATGATTTGATTGTCGGATTTGGTAAAATGGACGATTGGGAAGGAATTTCTGATTGGACGAACCTTGAAGTAATTGATGCTACAGGTAAAATGGTTTTTCCTACTTGGTGCGATTCGCATACTCACTTGGTCTTTGCAGCAAGTCGTGAGGAAGAGTTTGTGGATAGAATTAAAGGGTTAACCTATCAAGAAATTGCAGCTAAGGGTGGTGGAATTTTAAATTCTGCTAAAAAACTACAAGATAAATCGGAAGACGAACTTTATAATGATGCACTTTTAAGAATACAAGAAATACAACAATTGGGAACAGGTGCAGTTGAAATAAAAAGTGGATATGGCTTAACTGTAGATTCGGAACTAAAAATGTTACGCGTTATTAAAAGACTAAAAGAAAATTGCAACATTACTATAAAAGCTACGTTTTTGGGTGCACACGCCATCCCAACAGCATTTAAAGAAAATAGAACAGCATACATTGATTTAATTATTAATGAAATGCTGCCTACTATACAAAAAGAGCAATTAGCGGATTATATTGATGTGTTCTGCGAAACAAATTATTACACCCCTGAAGAAACGAATAGAATCTTGGAAGCTGGTATTAAAATTGGTTTGACACCTAAAATACATGTTAATCAATTTACATCTATTGGCGGAATACAGGTTGGAATTAAAAACAAAGCCCTTTCTGTTGACCATTTAGAAATAATGTCAGAACAAGACATTATAGATCTTTCTAAATCTGAAGTAATGCCAACACTTTTACCTTCATGCTCATTTTTCTTAGGCATACCTTATGCACCCGCAAGAGAACTAATTAATAGTGGACTTCCTTTAGCTTTAGCAACTGATTTCAACCCTGGCTCTACTCCTTCAGGTAACATGAACTTTGTAATTTCACTTGCTTGTATCAATTACAAAATAACACCAGAAGAAGCTATTAATGCTGCAACTATTAATGCTGCTTATGCAATGGGTATTGAAAAAACTCATGGAAGTATTACTGTTGGAAAAAAGGCGAGTATTTTTATCACAAAAGAAATACCATCTATTGCTTTTATTCCTTATTATTTTGGAAGTAGTTGTGTGGATAGGGTGATTTAA
- a CDS encoding OmpA family protein: MKQYFLIGLLILSSSCVFSQEDDAGCPEPKKKALKLVETAKKGDYENYYRALIEAIKIDENFLEAYDELASINERKSATAKSTRDAQQHVNRALEYYNKIIEICAEYRGFYAPMRLGDYYYSMKDYGKAKPYYQTILSSPKAFKKDERKAFDRVQNIDAYFALLKDTVPFNPQLVVGPATSKDEYLPMLSPDNKYLYFTRKMPDETKGSFDGGDKELFIVSRQIAKDKFSGGIPMPEPFNLGQFQGGVSISVNNKIIFITIVEVIPYRGTNPAGRGQMFDNADIYFSEFVDGVWTKLQSIGSNINTETTWEAQPSISADNKTLYFTRVTDPFAPNMDIYKSERRPDGMWGDPINLGETINTPTGDEKSPFMHSDSYTLYFSSTGHLGLGGYDIFYSKLDPTTNQFSKPINIGYPINSENDEHGFIVNRDGDKAYFGSEDAVTKDLNIYSFDLYEKARPQKVVFVNGEIKNNKGEVPEGAQVMLKNTKTNREVEGVIDKNTGEYVAVMTVDKDEDIMLTAKKKGYAFSSQLISSDEIVIGKPVRTEAVEIKPIEVGEAYKINNINFATNSFEITPKITLVLNEFIAFLKDNPTVKVAIHGHTDNVGDAKENLLLSENRAKAVFNYLILEDINPARLSFKGFGSTKPIANNNTDEGKAKNRRTEFVVVGK; this comes from the coding sequence ATGAAGCAGTATTTTTTAATAGGTTTATTAATCCTTTCATCTTCTTGTGTTTTCTCTCAAGAGGATGATGCTGGTTGTCCTGAACCTAAAAAAAAAGCGTTGAAATTGGTTGAAACTGCTAAAAAAGGAGATTACGAAAATTATTATCGAGCATTAATTGAAGCAATAAAAATTGATGAAAATTTTTTAGAAGCTTACGATGAACTAGCCAGTATTAATGAACGAAAATCGGCTACAGCAAAATCTACCAGAGATGCTCAACAACATGTAAACCGTGCATTAGAATATTACAACAAAATAATAGAAATATGCGCTGAATATCGTGGCTTTTATGCTCCTATGCGTTTGGGCGATTACTATTATAGTATGAAGGATTATGGTAAAGCAAAACCGTATTACCAAACCATTTTAAGTTCTCCAAAAGCATTTAAAAAAGATGAACGTAAAGCTTTCGACAGGGTTCAAAACATCGATGCTTATTTCGCTTTGTTAAAAGATACTGTTCCGTTTAATCCTCAATTGGTTGTGGGGCCAGCTACTTCTAAAGATGAGTATTTACCAATGTTATCTCCCGATAATAAGTACCTGTATTTTACACGTAAGATGCCAGATGAAACTAAAGGTTCGTTTGATGGTGGAGATAAGGAATTGTTTATTGTAAGTCGACAAATAGCAAAAGACAAGTTTAGTGGTGGAATACCAATGCCAGAACCTTTTAATTTAGGTCAGTTTCAAGGTGGAGTGAGTATCTCTGTAAACAACAAAATTATTTTTATTACCATAGTAGAAGTTATTCCTTACCGAGGAACGAACCCTGCTGGTAGAGGTCAAATGTTTGATAATGCTGATATTTATTTTTCGGAATTTGTTGATGGTGTTTGGACCAAACTACAATCTATTGGAAGTAATATCAATACAGAAACAACTTGGGAAGCTCAACCCTCCATATCGGCAGATAATAAAACGCTTTATTTTACAAGAGTTACCGACCCTTTTGCACCAAACATGGACATTTACAAAAGTGAACGACGACCAGATGGCATGTGGGGAGACCCTATTAACTTAGGAGAAACAATCAACACTCCAACAGGCGATGAAAAATCACCTTTTATGCACTCCGATAGTTATACCTTGTATTTTTCTTCAACAGGTCATTTGGGCTTGGGAGGTTACGATATCTTTTATTCTAAATTAGACCCTACAACCAATCAGTTTTCAAAGCCAATAAACATTGGTTATCCTATTAATTCTGAAAATGATGAACATGGTTTTATTGTAAATCGTGATGGTGATAAAGCATATTTTGGTTCGGAAGATGCTGTAACCAAAGATTTAAACATTTATTCGTTTGATTTATACGAAAAAGCTCGACCACAAAAAGTAGTGTTTGTAAATGGCGAAATAAAAAACAATAAAGGCGAAGTTCCAGAAGGGGCACAAGTTATGTTAAAGAACACCAAAACAAACAGAGAAGTAGAAGGGGTAATAGATAAAAATACAGGAGAATATGTGGCTGTTATGACTGTTGATAAAGATGAAGATATTATGTTAACGGCAAAAAAGAAAGGTTATGCATTCAGTTCTCAACTGATTAGCTCTGATGAAATAGTAATAGGTAAACCAGTAAGAACGGAAGCCGTTGAAATTAAACCTATAGAGGTTGGAGAAGCGTATAAAATTAACAACATCAATTTTGCAACCAATTCGTTTGAGATTACACCAAAAATCACCTTGGTATTGAACGAGTTTATTGCGTTCTTAAAAGATAACCCAACAGTAAAAGTAGCCATACACGGACATACCGATAATGTTGGTGATGCTAAAGAGAACTTGTTGTTATCCGAAAACAGAGCAAAAGCTGTGTTTAATTATTTAATTTTGGAAGATATAAATCCTGCACGATTATCGTTTAAAGGTTTTGGATCAACCAAACCAATTGCAAATAACAATACCGACGAGGGTAAGGCTAAAAACCGTAGAACCGAGTTTGTGGTTGTAGGTAAATAA
- a CDS encoding T9SS type A sorting domain-containing protein has translation MKKMYILGLASMFVLGATAQNRVQVKSLKKSESSVNAKLGNNGGSSISQIAGNLVCTTPYVAGTTMDLNFELTLTNTDFEYGDYLEITFPAGITPNSSPNDPFASDAADPGPDGPEALNPIVGQVISWGNNDDNWGGIVADGTTYPFTVNVTIAPGTTGNLPANYVLSGDQYTGPAPDQTGSITIFEAGASIDDVQAFLGGAQTLTNCNNGMLDVAVRIKNLGTTTVSGFPVSYKINALPAVTETVSATLAPGDSTDYIFTAQGDFSAEGVYAVKVYTGLVGDAVNSNDTINQSFYNGVSVDLSTTPYANGIETSAEVAQLTVAANPGTVANWGLSTVTFQSGVQALFLTGSSAIADSWVFTKCLDVTAGETYRVTYWTRTNTGFNGGMSVSVGATNSAAGMTAGTEIKAFTANTADATWRKDSADYTPSASGTVYFGFRGQGTAAGSGTNVRLDNINIFKTTTVGVSELATSNEVSIFPNPSTGIFTVKALDNNSTVEVYNIVGERMLSSKLVNGNNTINMSNMSVGTYFFKVTSNGEVTTKKVVLSK, from the coding sequence ATGAAAAAAATGTACATTTTAGGTTTAGCTTCTATGTTTGTTTTGGGTGCAACAGCTCAAAATAGGGTTCAAGTTAAATCGTTAAAAAAATCTGAATCATCAGTTAATGCTAAATTAGGTAATAATGGTGGGTCTTCAATTTCTCAAATTGCTGGTAATCTTGTTTGTACTACTCCGTATGTAGCTGGTACTACAATGGACTTAAATTTTGAGTTAACTTTAACAAACACTGATTTTGAATATGGTGACTATTTGGAAATTACTTTTCCTGCAGGTATAACACCTAATTCTAGTCCAAATGACCCATTTGCTTCAGATGCTGCAGATCCAGGTCCTGATGGTCCAGAAGCACTAAATCCAATTGTAGGTCAAGTTATTTCATGGGGTAATAATGATGATAATTGGGGTGGTATAGTTGCTGACGGAACTACATATCCATTTACTGTAAATGTTACGATTGCACCTGGTACAACAGGTAATTTACCTGCTAACTATGTGCTTTCAGGGGATCAATATACAGGTCCAGCTCCTGATCAAACAGGTTCAATTACTATTTTTGAAGCTGGAGCTTCTATTGATGATGTTCAAGCATTTTTAGGTGGTGCACAAACGTTGACAAACTGTAATAATGGTATGTTAGATGTTGCTGTAAGAATCAAAAATTTAGGAACAACTACTGTTTCTGGTTTCCCAGTTTCATACAAAATCAATGCTTTACCAGCTGTAACAGAAACTGTTTCTGCAACTTTAGCTCCTGGTGATTCGACTGATTATATATTTACTGCTCAAGGAGATTTTTCTGCTGAAGGAGTTTATGCAGTTAAAGTATATACTGGCTTAGTTGGTGATGCTGTTAATTCAAATGATACAATAAACCAATCTTTTTATAATGGTGTTTCTGTGGATTTATCTACTACTCCTTATGCAAATGGTATAGAAACTTCTGCAGAAGTTGCTCAATTAACTGTAGCAGCTAATCCTGGTACTGTTGCAAATTGGGGCTTATCAACTGTTACTTTTCAATCAGGTGTTCAGGCATTATTTTTAACAGGTTCTTCAGCGATTGCTGATTCTTGGGTATTTACTAAATGCTTAGATGTAACTGCTGGTGAAACTTATAGAGTTACTTATTGGACTAGAACTAATACTGGTTTTAATGGTGGTATGAGTGTTAGTGTTGGAGCTACTAATTCAGCTGCAGGTATGACTGCTGGTACTGAAATTAAGGCTTTTACTGCTAATACTGCTGATGCTACATGGAGAAAAGATTCAGCTGATTATACTCCATCTGCTTCAGGTACTGTTTATTTTGGATTTAGAGGTCAAGGAACTGCTGCTGGTAGTGGTACAAATGTTCGTTTAGATAACATTAATATATTCAAAACTACTACTGTAGGTGTTTCTGAATTAGCTACTTCTAACGAAGTTTCGATTTTCCCTAACCCTAGTACAGGTATATTTACTGTTAAAGCTTTAGATAATAATTCAACAGTTGAAGTTTACAACATTGTTGGAGAAAGAATGTTATCAAGCAAGTTAGTAAACGGAAATAATACTATTAACATGTCTAACATGTCAGTTGGAACTTATTTCTTCAAAGTAACTTCTAATGGCGAAGTAACAACTAAAAAAGTTGTTTTATCTAAATAA